One segment of Deltaproteobacteria bacterium HGW-Deltaproteobacteria-4 DNA contains the following:
- the rimO gene encoding 30S ribosomal protein S12 methylthiotransferase RimO, which yields MEPLKYRVSLVSLGCAKNLVDAEVMLGHLPAERFEVITDESSAEIIIVNTCSFIKEAKEESIETILDLAEHKKSGNCQLLVVCGCMPQRYREDLATSMPEVDLWLGTGDVPRVVELIEAKLAGSLAEGETFAPPNWLYDHTTQRVRSSPHYTSYVKIAEGCDNLCSYCVIPFVRGPLRSRSIPSVVAEVQAMVSDEVKEINLIAQDITAFGRDRHDGPRIEDLLTELVKIDGLRWLRLLYAYPDGISDELLDTIAREEKICNYLDIPLQHIDDNILGLMNRRIDEAGIRNLLVRVRSRIPEMTLRTSFIVGFPGESEEQFAKLLDFVNEGHFERVGVFCYSREEGTPAYQLPGQIPERTKKSRRQKLMKAQARVSFRKNRELIGRIEPVLVEGYSEESELLLRGRSVRQAPDVDGQVYITAGDATVGDIVELKITDSSEYDLIGEIVEPVLC from the coding sequence ATGGAACCGTTGAAATACCGAGTCAGCCTGGTGAGCCTCGGCTGTGCCAAGAACCTGGTCGATGCCGAAGTCATGCTCGGCCATCTGCCGGCGGAGCGTTTTGAGGTGATCACCGACGAAAGTTCGGCCGAGATCATCATCGTCAATACCTGCTCCTTTATCAAGGAGGCAAAGGAAGAGTCGATCGAAACGATCCTCGATCTCGCCGAACATAAAAAGAGCGGCAACTGTCAGCTCCTTGTCGTCTGCGGCTGCATGCCGCAACGCTATCGTGAGGATCTGGCGACCTCGATGCCGGAGGTCGATCTCTGGCTCGGTACCGGCGATGTCCCCCGCGTTGTCGAATTGATCGAAGCTAAACTGGCCGGCTCCCTGGCGGAGGGCGAGACCTTTGCCCCGCCGAACTGGCTCTACGATCACACAACGCAACGGGTGCGCTCTTCGCCGCACTATACGAGCTATGTCAAGATTGCCGAAGGGTGTGACAACCTCTGTTCTTATTGCGTCATCCCCTTTGTGCGGGGGCCCTTGCGCTCGCGGTCGATTCCTTCCGTCGTCGCCGAAGTGCAGGCGATGGTCAGCGACGAGGTGAAAGAGATCAATTTGATTGCCCAGGATATTACCGCTTTTGGCCGTGATCGCCATGACGGCCCGCGCATCGAGGATCTCCTCACTGAACTGGTGAAGATTGACGGTTTGCGCTGGCTGCGTCTCCTTTATGCTTATCCCGACGGCATCAGCGATGAGCTCCTCGACACCATCGCCCGGGAAGAGAAGATCTGCAACTATCTCGATATCCCCCTGCAGCATATCGATGACAACATCCTCGGCCTGATGAATCGCCGTATCGATGAAGCGGGGATTCGCAACCTGCTGGTACGGGTGCGCAGCCGCATCCCGGAGATGACGCTGCGGACGTCGTTTATCGTCGGCTTCCCCGGCGAGAGTGAAGAGCAGTTTGCCAAGCTTCTCGATTTTGTCAACGAAGGGCACTTTGAGCGGGTCGGGGTCTTCTGCTATTCCAGGGAGGAGGGGACGCCGGCGTACCAGCTTCCCGGACAGATTCCCGAGCGCACCAAGAAGTCGCGACGCCAGAAGCTGATGAAGGCGCAGGCGCGGGTCTCTTTCCGCAAGAATCGCGAGCTGATCGGCCGGATTGAACCGGTGCTGGTCGAAGGCTACAGTGAAGAGAGTGAGCTGCTGCTGCGCGGCCGCTCGGTCCGCCAGGCGCCGGATGTCGACGGCCAGGTCTATATTACCGCCGGCGATGCGACCGTCGGCGATATTGTCGAACTGAAGATCACCGATTCTTCGGAATACGACCTGATCGGCGAAATTGTCGAACCCGTCCTTTGCTGA
- a CDS encoding tRNA glutamyl-Q(34) synthetase GluQRS: MTPVGRFAPSPSGPLHFGSLLAALGSYLSIRRQGGIWRLRIEDLDPLRTVPGSEDELLRTLEGLGLEWDGPLLRQSERFAAYEAALEQLAAQGLLFTCSCSRKEILSTAPHTGEEGPIYPGTCRHGLRAGQAARALRLRVDDRVIAFVDGLYGPYQQNLAQDVGDFVLKRADGLFGYQLAVVVDDGASGVTEVVRGADLLASTPRQIYLQRLLGLPTPAYLHLPLALDDEGEKLSKRHLRYALPADPTRALYSALIFLGQVPPPELQKAPPAELLAWAVGNFTVAAIPRENRRALEDSAD; the protein is encoded by the coding sequence TTGACCCCGGTCGGGCGATTTGCTCCGAGTCCGAGCGGCCCCCTCCACTTCGGGTCGCTGCTGGCGGCCCTCGGCAGTTACCTGTCGATCCGTCGTCAGGGGGGGATCTGGCGGCTGCGCATCGAGGATCTCGATCCGTTGCGCACCGTCCCCGGTTCCGAAGATGAACTGCTGCGGACGCTGGAAGGTTTGGGTCTGGAGTGGGATGGGCCGCTGCTACGGCAAAGCGAGCGTTTTGCCGCTTACGAAGCGGCTCTGGAACAACTCGCGGCGCAAGGTCTTCTCTTCACTTGCAGCTGTTCGCGCAAGGAGATCCTTTCCACAGCGCCCCATACCGGTGAAGAGGGGCCGATCTATCCCGGCACCTGTCGTCACGGTCTGCGTGCCGGGCAGGCAGCGCGGGCGCTGCGACTGCGGGTAGACGACAGGGTTATCGCCTTTGTCGATGGGCTTTATGGCCCGTATCAGCAGAATCTCGCTCAAGATGTCGGCGATTTTGTTCTTAAACGGGCGGATGGACTCTTCGGCTATCAGTTGGCAGTGGTGGTCGATGACGGGGCCAGCGGCGTCACCGAGGTGGTACGTGGTGCTGATCTTCTCGCTTCAACGCCGCGGCAGATTTATTTGCAGCGCCTTCTCGGCCTGCCAACCCCGGCGTATCTCCATCTCCCCCTGGCCCTCGACGATGAAGGAGAAAAACTCAGTAAGCGGCATCTGCGCTATGCGCTCCCTGCCGATCCAACCCGTGCCTTGTATAGTGCCTTGATTTTTCTTGGCCAGGTACCACCGCCGGAGTTACAAAAAGCCCCGCCGGCAGAGCTGCTCGCCTGGGCGGTGGGGAATTTTACCGTGGCGGCGATTCCCCGGGAGAACCGCCGGGCTTTGGAAGATAGCGCCGATTAG